One genomic segment of Deltaproteobacteria bacterium includes these proteins:
- a CDS encoding DUF615 domain-containing protein, with the protein MTEFVHGYDEDEEYSKPSKSQRKRDMLALQKLGEKLLELTPDQLARMDLSEDLLEALRFYHTLKDKEARRRHLQFIGTVMRRLDAEPIQQALDDLDQLRFRQAEDFHQIEQWRDALIAGDDALLEELAQRFDLDRPQLRRMVRVAAEEKAAAKPSKQGRALFRLLRQRFEQEGTV; encoded by the coding sequence ATGACTGAATTCGTGCATGGTTACGACGAGGACGAGGAATACTCGAAGCCGAGTAAATCCCAACGCAAGCGGGACATGCTCGCGTTGCAGAAGCTGGGCGAAAAACTGTTGGAACTGACTCCGGACCAGTTGGCCCGCATGGACCTGTCCGAGGATTTGCTCGAGGCCTTGCGTTTTTATCATACCCTGAAGGACAAGGAGGCACGGCGGCGGCATCTGCAGTTTATCGGCACGGTCATGCGCAGGCTGGACGCCGAGCCCATCCAGCAGGCCCTGGACGACCTGGATCAGCTGCGCTTTCGGCAGGCCGAGGATTTTCACCAGATCGAGCAGTGGCGGGATGCCCTGATCGCCGGCGATGACGCCCTGCTGGAGGAATTGGCCCAACGCTTCGACCTGGACCGGCCGCAACTGCGGCGGATGGTTCGCGTGGCCGCCGAGGAAAAGGCCGCCGCCAAGCCGTCCAAGCAGGGCCGGGCCCTGTTTCGGTTGCTGCGGCAACGGTTCGAGCAGGAAGGGACGGTCTAG
- a CDS encoding ATP-dependent Clp protease adaptor ClpS — protein sequence MSDQFTDPGLNPDIIVEDELREPKQYKVLLHNDDYTTMDFVVEVLMKVFNKTEDEAFVVMMSVHEKGIGLCGIYTAEVAETKVQLVHQMARKRSFPLRCSMEEV from the coding sequence ATGAGCGACCAGTTCACGGACCCGGGATTGAACCCGGATATCATCGTCGAGGATGAGCTGCGGGAGCCGAAGCAATACAAGGTATTGCTGCACAACGATGACTACACGACCATGGATTTCGTGGTCGAGGTGCTCATGAAGGTCTTCAACAAGACCGAGGACGAGGCTTTTGTCGTGATGATGAGCGTTCACGAGAAAGGCATTGGCCTCTGCGGGATCTATACCGCCGAGGTGGCCGAGACCAAGGTGCAACTGGTGCACCAGATGGCCCGCAAGCGATCCTTTCCCCTGCGCTGTTCCATGGAAGAGGTGTGA
- the clpA gene encoding ATP-dependent Clp protease ATP-binding subunit ClpA, with protein sequence MLSKDLERIIGNAVREVKLRQHEFLTLEHLLYSYTLDAHGQAILRGCGIDLDRLRKQLVQFFMDHLEVNPRPEHEIVQTVSVQRAMQRAILHIQSAGKSRVQAGDFLAAMLEEEDAFAVYYLKAQGLTRLNVLEFISHQVPEGGGSEEADTKDSSKQGALERYTVDLVARAKEGKIDPLVGREEELKRTLQVLARRKKNNPVFVGDPGVGKTAVAEGLALKIALGEVPEQFREARIFALDMGSLLAGTKYRGDFEARLKGIIGELKAIPGAILCIDEIHTIVGAGSTSGGSMDASNILKPVLASGELRCIGSTTYEEYKNHFEKDRALSRRFQKIDIVEPSVAESEKILMGLKPHYEAFHGVKYQPSAIAAAVELSARHLNDRCLPDKAIDVIDEAGAIFVLSGEKGRRKSVTRKDIEEVVARMARIPSSRVSASDRDRLARLEEDLGAQVFGQQEAVEMLAKAIKRSRAGLGNAERPVGSFLLTGPTGVGKTELAKQLAACLGVAFVRFDMSEYMEKHAVARLIGAPPGYVGFEQGGLLTDAIRKTPHCVLLLDEIEKAHMDMFSILLQVMDHATLTDNNGRKSDFRNVILLMTSNAGAREMSGNAIGFKAGAEEDRASRGMAAIEKLFSPEFRNRLDAIVPFHSLTQEIMERIVDKFMAELGAQLAAKNVVVTLSPEARAWLAKKGFDPAFGARPLGRLIQKDVKDVLADKILFGELAGGGAVEIGLWEGALDFVYRPR encoded by the coding sequence ATGCTGAGCAAGGATCTGGAGAGAATCATTGGCAACGCGGTGCGGGAAGTGAAGCTGCGGCAACACGAATTCCTGACCCTGGAGCATCTGCTCTACAGTTATACCCTGGATGCCCATGGGCAGGCCATCCTGCGGGGATGCGGCATCGATCTGGACCGTCTGCGCAAGCAGCTGGTTCAGTTTTTCATGGACCACCTCGAGGTCAATCCTCGTCCGGAACACGAAATCGTGCAGACGGTCAGCGTGCAGCGGGCCATGCAGCGGGCCATTCTGCATATCCAGTCCGCCGGGAAATCCAGGGTTCAGGCCGGGGATTTCCTGGCCGCCATGCTGGAGGAGGAAGACGCCTTCGCCGTGTATTATCTCAAGGCCCAGGGCCTGACCCGGCTGAACGTCCTGGAGTTCATTTCCCATCAAGTGCCCGAGGGCGGCGGTTCCGAAGAGGCCGACACCAAGGACTCGTCCAAGCAGGGCGCTCTGGAAAGATACACGGTGGACCTGGTGGCGCGGGCCAAGGAAGGGAAAATCGACCCCTTGGTCGGGCGCGAGGAGGAACTCAAGCGCACCTTGCAGGTGCTGGCCCGGCGCAAGAAGAACAACCCTGTTTTCGTTGGGGATCCCGGCGTCGGCAAGACCGCCGTGGCCGAGGGACTGGCTCTGAAAATCGCCCTGGGCGAGGTGCCGGAGCAGTTCCGAGAGGCCCGTATTTTTGCCCTGGACATGGGGTCTCTTCTGGCCGGAACCAAATACCGGGGCGATTTCGAGGCCCGGCTCAAGGGCATCATTGGCGAGCTCAAGGCCATTCCCGGCGCCATCCTGTGCATCGATGAAATCCACACCATTGTCGGCGCCGGCTCCACCAGCGGCGGTTCCATGGACGCCTCGAACATTCTCAAGCCTGTTCTGGCCTCGGGCGAGCTGCGGTGCATCGGCTCCACCACCTACGAGGAATACAAAAACCATTTCGAGAAGGACCGCGCCCTGTCCCGGCGCTTTCAGAAGATCGACATCGTCGAACCCAGCGTGGCCGAGAGCGAGAAGATCCTCATGGGCCTCAAACCGCATTACGAGGCCTTCCACGGCGTCAAATATCAACCCTCGGCCATCGCCGCCGCCGTGGAGCTGTCGGCCCGGCATCTGAACGATCGCTGCCTGCCGGACAAGGCCATCGACGTCATCGACGAGGCCGGAGCCATTTTTGTGTTGTCCGGCGAGAAAGGCCGGCGCAAGTCCGTCACCCGCAAGGACATCGAGGAAGTCGTGGCGCGCATGGCCCGTATTCCCAGTTCCCGCGTCAGTGCCTCGGACCGGGACCGTCTGGCCCGGCTGGAAGAGGATCTGGGCGCCCAGGTTTTTGGCCAGCAGGAAGCCGTGGAGATGCTGGCCAAGGCCATCAAGCGTTCCCGGGCCGGTTTGGGCAACGCCGAACGGCCCGTGGGCTCCTTTTTGCTGACCGGCCCCACGGGCGTGGGCAAGACCGAACTGGCCAAACAGTTGGCGGCCTGCCTGGGCGTGGCCTTTGTCCGTTTCGACATGAGCGAGTACATGGAAAAGCACGCCGTGGCCCGGCTTATCGGGGCGCCTCCCGGTTATGTCGGCTTCGAGCAGGGCGGCCTTCTGACGGACGCCATCCGCAAGACCCCGCACTGCGTGCTCCTTTTGGACGAGATAGAGAAGGCGCACATGGACATGTTTTCCATTCTGCTCCAGGTCATGGACCACGCCACCCTGACCGACAACAACGGCCGCAAGTCGGATTTCCGCAACGTCATCCTGCTCATGACCTCCAATGCCGGTGCCCGCGAGATGAGCGGCAACGCCATCGGCTTCAAGGCCGGGGCCGAGGAGGATCGGGCCTCGCGCGGCATGGCCGCCATCGAGAAGCTGTTCAGCCCGGAGTTCCGCAATCGCCTGGACGCCATCGTGCCCTTCCATTCCCTGACCCAGGAGATCATGGAGCGGATCGTGGACAAGTTCATGGCCGAATTGGGCGCCCAGCTGGCGGCCAAGAACGTGGTCGTGACCCTTTCCCCGGAGGCCCGCGCCTGGCTGGCCAAGAAGGGCTTTGACCCGGCCTTTGGCGCCCGACCCTTGGGGCGGCTCATCCAGAAGGACGTCAAGGACGTGCTGGCCGACAAGATTCTTTTCGGCGAGTTGGCCGGCGGCGGCGCTGTCGAGATCGGCCTGTGGGAAGGCGCCCTGGATTTCGTCTACCGGCCGCGCTGA
- a CDS encoding mucoidy inhibitor MuiA family protein — translation MIRLLTILALLCPASLWAAPRQVTLFPASAQIEDRVVVAATTGTEGQECTLILPGQADPATLRLGALPAASSITGVSWTSRQEKDQAALAPLNARLKELSATRDGVAAELEGVRGRLAFWQAQTKPAEQSVAALRELAAELHAAVRQDTARSQELGHTLADLDKDIAQVNDAIKRIAGQERTVWDVRLRFANQAPKELSYSYTMTDCGWSPLYRLDARPAENRIDFSWQAKVWQRSGQDWSDTRLFLATIQPTSQTTPPDLPPWEIRPMNLMPRKAMAAPAMMDMKAEVLASAPAPMENRRATHAVWDMGQRALPAGETRSLEIERAAWPAVFTHLIRPSLDPKAFLRAETTFAQPREMPTGTAMFLVDGAMLDQRQFSLAGRDGDFFFGTNPLLTCEVTLLDKKTGEKGLFGRKQSFAWDWNLKVRNTATYPATIRVEEPRPQIRDERIVLTLAATPKPEDDPNPEVLAWNATVPAGADSLFHVQVALEAPDDLRIDPGWRW, via the coding sequence ATGATCAGACTGCTGACCATCCTTGCCCTGCTCTGCCCCGCGAGCCTGTGGGCCGCGCCCCGGCAGGTGACCCTGTTCCCCGCCTCGGCCCAGATCGAGGACCGCGTCGTTGTCGCCGCCACGACTGGCACCGAAGGTCAGGAATGCACCCTGATCCTGCCGGGCCAGGCCGATCCGGCCACCCTGCGCCTTGGTGCCCTGCCCGCGGCTTCATCCATCACGGGCGTGAGCTGGACCAGCCGTCAGGAAAAAGATCAGGCCGCCCTGGCGCCGCTCAACGCGCGCCTGAAGGAATTATCCGCGACCCGCGATGGCGTCGCGGCGGAACTTGAAGGCGTGCGCGGCCGCCTGGCCTTCTGGCAGGCCCAGACCAAACCCGCGGAACAGTCCGTGGCCGCGCTGCGGGAACTGGCCGCCGAGCTGCATGCAGCCGTGCGCCAGGACACGGCCCGATCCCAGGAACTCGGACACACGCTGGCCGACCTGGACAAGGACATCGCCCAGGTCAACGACGCGATCAAGCGCATCGCCGGACAGGAACGGACGGTCTGGGACGTGCGCCTGCGCTTCGCGAACCAAGCGCCCAAGGAGTTGTCCTATTCCTACACCATGACCGATTGCGGCTGGAGCCCGCTGTACCGCCTGGACGCCCGGCCGGCCGAAAACCGCATCGATTTTTCCTGGCAGGCCAAGGTCTGGCAGCGCTCCGGCCAGGACTGGTCCGACACGCGCCTCTTCCTGGCCACCATCCAGCCCACGTCCCAGACCACTCCGCCGGACCTGCCGCCCTGGGAAATCCGGCCCATGAACCTCATGCCCCGCAAGGCCATGGCCGCGCCGGCCATGATGGACATGAAGGCCGAGGTTCTGGCCTCGGCCCCGGCGCCCATGGAAAACCGCCGCGCCACCCATGCCGTCTGGGACATGGGGCAACGCGCCCTACCCGCCGGTGAAACCCGGAGCCTGGAAATCGAACGCGCGGCCTGGCCGGCCGTGTTCACGCACCTGATCCGTCCAAGTCTCGACCCCAAGGCCTTTTTGCGGGCCGAGACGACTTTCGCCCAGCCCAGGGAAATGCCCACCGGCACGGCCATGTTCCTGGTGGATGGCGCCATGCTCGATCAACGGCAATTTTCCCTCGCCGGCCGCGATGGGGACTTCTTTTTCGGAACCAACCCGCTGCTGACCTGCGAGGTCACGCTCTTGGACAAAAAAACCGGCGAAAAGGGTTTGTTCGGCCGCAAGCAATCTTTTGCCTGGGACTGGAACCTGAAAGTCCGCAACACGGCCACCTATCCGGCAACCATCCGCGTCGAGGAGCCCAGACCACAAATCCGGGACGAGCGCATTGTGCTGACCCTGGCCGCCACGCCCAAACCCGAGGACGATCCCAACCCCGAGGTTCTGGCCTGGAACGCCACCGTTCCCGCCGGCGCGGACAGTCTGTTCCACGTCCAGGTCGCCCTGGAAGCCCCGGACGATCTGCGCATTGATCCCGGCTGGCGCTGGTGA
- a CDS encoding leucyl/phenylalanyl-tRNA--protein transferase has product MTVFALPPEPLFPDPAHADADGLLAVGGDLSPRRLLIGYGLGIFPWYNANSPILWWSPEPRLILEPHRVHVPARLERILRQGVFRFTLDTAFERVITACARSPRRGAMGTWIVPEMHAAYCRLHELGFAHSIEAWQDDQLVGGLYGVAMGRAFFGESMFYVQPNASKAAFVTLIRALNSSDYTLLDCQQTTPHMVNFGGFEVSRLEFTARLEAALKTPTQCGRWSLRHGSLECRALAPRPISRNND; this is encoded by the coding sequence ATGACGGTCTTTGCCCTGCCTCCGGAACCGCTTTTTCCGGACCCGGCCCATGCCGACGCCGACGGCTTGCTGGCCGTTGGCGGGGATCTGTCTCCCCGGCGGCTGCTCATCGGCTATGGCCTGGGGATTTTTCCCTGGTACAACGCCAATTCTCCCATCCTGTGGTGGAGCCCGGAGCCCCGATTGATCCTGGAACCCCATCGGGTTCATGTCCCGGCCCGGTTGGAGCGCATTCTGCGCCAGGGCGTGTTCCGGTTTACCCTGGACACGGCCTTCGAGCGGGTCATCACGGCTTGTGCCCGGTCTCCCCGGCGCGGGGCCATGGGCACCTGGATCGTGCCGGAAATGCACGCCGCCTATTGCCGCCTGCACGAATTGGGATTCGCCCACAGCATCGAGGCCTGGCAGGATGACCAACTTGTCGGCGGGCTGTATGGCGTGGCCATGGGCCGGGCGTTTTTTGGCGAATCCATGTTTTATGTCCAGCCCAACGCCTCCAAGGCCGCGTTCGTGACCTTGATCCGCGCTTTGAACTCCTCGGACTATACGCTTTTGGACTGCCAGCAGACCACGCCGCACATGGTCAATTTTGGCGGGTTCGAGGTCTCGCGCCTCGAATTCACGGCCCGGCTGGAGGCCGCTCTTAAAACCCCGACCCAATGTGGACGCTGGTCCTTGCGTCACGGCAGCCTGGAGTGCCGTGCCTTGGCCCCGCGCCCCATATCGAGAAACAATGACTGA
- a CDS encoding phosphodiester glycosidase family protein, whose translation MIVRCLRVVIALFLLTATVGPVRAEEWRSLAPGLELREFLMPDRVGDLSGEQGVLAVLRINPACYAFSLGSALETGTMLTVGQWSRRLGFTAAINAGMFRADDRLRATGYMRDGDLMVNDFVHPGYGAFLLFGPKDPALPRVRWVDRKQDPDWQAVIEQYQGAIQNYRLISHDRQNLWTQDEPRHSAAAIGMDQDGRVLFIHCRTGVSMREFAQALLDLPLDLVGAMYVEGGADAAMYVDASGFTGRWVGEYRSDFFQGSNKNFWPVPNVLGIRPK comes from the coding sequence ATGATTGTCCGCTGCCTGCGTGTGGTAATTGCCCTTTTTCTTTTGACCGCGACGGTCGGGCCGGTTCGCGCCGAGGAGTGGCGGTCTTTGGCTCCGGGCCTGGAATTGCGGGAATTTCTGATGCCGGACCGGGTTGGCGATCTGTCCGGCGAGCAGGGCGTGCTGGCCGTGTTGCGCATCAATCCGGCGTGTTACGCGTTCAGCCTGGGCAGCGCTCTGGAAACGGGAACCATGCTGACCGTGGGTCAATGGTCGCGTCGATTGGGCTTCACGGCGGCCATCAACGCCGGCATGTTCCGGGCCGACGACCGCCTGCGCGCCACCGGATACATGCGCGACGGAGACCTGATGGTGAACGACTTCGTCCATCCCGGCTATGGCGCGTTTCTGCTTTTTGGTCCCAAGGACCCGGCCCTGCCGCGGGTGCGCTGGGTGGACCGCAAACAGGACCCGGATTGGCAGGCCGTTATCGAGCAATATCAGGGCGCGATCCAGAACTATCGTCTCATCAGCCACGATCGGCAGAATTTGTGGACCCAGGACGAACCCCGCCATTCGGCCGCAGCCATCGGCATGGACCAGGACGGCCGGGTGCTTTTCATTCATTGTCGGACCGGCGTGTCCATGCGCGAATTTGCCCAGGCCCTGCTTGATCTGCCTCTGGATCTGGTCGGGGCCATGTATGTCGAGGGCGGGGCCGACGCGGCCATGTATGTCGATGCTTCCGGCTTCACCGGCCGCTGGGTTGGGGAGTACAGGTCCGATTTTTTCCAGGGCAGCAACAAGAATTTCTGGCCCGTGCCCAATGTCCTGGGCATCCGGCCCAAATAA
- a CDS encoding pyridine nucleotide-disulfide oxidoreductase: MSLKVVIIGGVALGPKAACRIKRVNPDAEVTLVDASKLISYGGCGIPYYVSGDVSEHTQLQETSFHMVRDEEFFRVCKHFTVITETRALSIDRKAKTVLVRAKDGTESTLPYDKLVLGTGSRPRVLPIPGTNLANVFTVTTLEEAIRVKEQVSGGGVASAVIVGAGFIGLEMAEALSDMWDIRTTVVEVADQVMPGFISPTMAQIVEKHLDDNAVTVRTSEMVQAIEGENGKVTRVVTNKGTIDADLVILSVGVIPNDELARAAGLTCAERGGVVVSKTMQTSDPDIYAGGDCVVVENLITGKHGYYPLGSLANRQGRVIGTNVAGGRETFDGVVGTFILKVFEYGFGGVGLSLPVALREGYDAFSTQVLQFDHSHFYPKKDMISLEIVVDRPTGRVLGVQGSGTNGDSLKDRIDAVAAVIKFRPTLRDIANMELAYAPPFGSAMDVLNAAANAAENILSGRCTPVQPDEFAELWKNRVQENLLCVDVREWGNAEPYVGKHPEFWRNIPQGQVRARLAEVPRDKKIVLLCNTGGRSYEAQVSLRHAGFTNVLNLQGGMGFIKQTGFDPSQDD; the protein is encoded by the coding sequence ATGTCTTTGAAAGTCGTGATCATCGGCGGCGTGGCCCTGGGCCCCAAGGCCGCCTGCAGGATAAAGCGTGTCAACCCCGACGCGGAGGTGACCCTGGTCGACGCCAGCAAGCTCATTTCCTACGGCGGCTGCGGCATCCCGTACTATGTGTCCGGCGATGTCAGCGAGCATACCCAGCTCCAGGAAACCAGTTTTCACATGGTCCGGGACGAGGAGTTTTTCAGGGTCTGCAAGCACTTCACGGTCATTACCGAAACCCGGGCCCTGTCCATCGACCGCAAGGCCAAAACCGTGCTGGTCCGGGCCAAGGACGGCACCGAATCCACCCTGCCCTACGACAAGCTGGTCCTGGGCACGGGCAGCAGGCCCCGCGTCCTGCCCATTCCCGGCACGAATCTCGCCAATGTCTTCACCGTGACCACGCTGGAGGAGGCCATCCGGGTCAAGGAGCAGGTTTCCGGCGGTGGCGTGGCCTCGGCGGTCATTGTCGGGGCCGGGTTCATCGGCCTGGAAATGGCCGAGGCCCTGTCCGACATGTGGGACATCCGGACCACCGTGGTCGAGGTGGCGGATCAGGTCATGCCCGGCTTCATCAGCCCGACCATGGCCCAAATCGTGGAAAAGCACCTGGACGACAACGCGGTCACGGTGCGCACCTCGGAAATGGTCCAGGCCATCGAGGGTGAAAACGGCAAGGTCACCCGCGTGGTGACCAACAAGGGCACCATCGACGCCGATCTGGTCATTCTGTCCGTGGGCGTGATTCCCAACGACGAGCTGGCCCGCGCGGCCGGCCTGACCTGCGCCGAACGCGGCGGCGTCGTCGTTTCCAAGACCATGCAGACCTCGGACCCGGACATCTACGCCGGCGGTGACTGCGTGGTTGTCGAAAACCTCATCACCGGCAAGCACGGCTACTATCCCCTGGGGTCCCTGGCCAACCGCCAGGGCCGGGTCATCGGCACCAATGTCGCCGGCGGCCGCGAAACCTTTGACGGCGTCGTGGGCACCTTCATTCTCAAGGTCTTCGAATACGGCTTCGGCGGCGTGGGTTTGTCCCTGCCCGTGGCCCTGCGCGAAGGTTACGACGCCTTCAGCACCCAGGTCCTGCAGTTCGACCACTCCCACTTCTATCCCAAAAAGGACATGATCAGCCTGGAAATCGTGGTCGACCGACCCACGGGCCGCGTCCTTGGCGTCCAGGGCTCGGGCACCAACGGCGACTCCCTCAAGGACCGCATCGACGCCGTGGCCGCTGTCATCAAATTCCGCCCGACCCTGCGCGATATCGCCAACATGGAGCTGGCCTACGCACCGCCCTTTGGCTCGGCCATGGACGTGCTCAACGCGGCGGCCAACGCGGCCGAAAACATCCTGTCCGGACGCTGCACGCCCGTCCAGCCCGACGAATTCGCCGAACTCTGGAAAAACCGGGTTCAGGAAAACCTGCTCTGCGTCGATGTCCGGGAATGGGGCAACGCCGAACCCTATGTCGGCAAGCACCCGGAATTCTGGCGGAACATTCCCCAGGGGCAGGTCCGCGCCCGGCTCGCGGAAGTTCCCCGCGACAAAAAAATCGTGCTTCTGTGCAACACCGGCGGCCGGTCCTACGAGGCCCAGGTCTCCCTGCGTCACGCGGGATTCACCAACGTTCTCAACCTTCAGGGCGGCATGGGCTTCATCAAGCAAACCGGCTTCGACCCGAGCCAGGACGACTAA